Proteins encoded by one window of Paenibacillus sp. DCT19:
- a CDS encoding MmcQ/YjbR family DNA-binding protein, whose protein sequence is MNNIIEYCLTKKGAVKDFPFGPDILVIKVAGKMFALIFESRHTINLKCDPVIAENLREQNENIQPGYHMNKKHWNTVLINESMDESDVFPMIDHSYDLVFGKLPKSTREAILMRI, encoded by the coding sequence ATGAACAATATCATTGAATACTGCCTGACGAAGAAGGGTGCGGTGAAGGACTTTCCTTTTGGGCCAGACATCCTCGTGATCAAGGTTGCCGGAAAAATGTTTGCACTCATTTTTGAAAGCAGACATACGATAAACCTCAAATGTGATCCGGTTATTGCGGAAAATTTGAGAGAACAAAATGAGAATATACAGCCAGGATATCATATGAACAAAAAACACTGGAACACCGTTCTGATCAATGAATCTATGGATGAATCCGATGTGTTTCCTATGATTGATCATTCTTATGATTTGGTCTTCGGTAAACTTCCCAAAAGCACCCGAGAAGCGATCTTGATGAGGATCTAG
- a CDS encoding Ger(x)C family spore germination protein, with product MRKVISIIMILLSSIVLSGCWDRIEVNDLAIVLATAIDYEEERYQLTSQIFIPRKAGGGSSGGSEGSPSGVTMIRTAEGSTVAEALNRLQRKVPRNMFWGHCEVIVISEHAGKKGLRQYIDFLLRYPQFREHAYVFSTSDSAKDILALLDPLERSSAESLREMANMKLGTRVTVLELAQSIEGPSRSATLSRMLMLPPDPGKDRFASNPYVKGLSLYKNDHYVKTVTEPLSVGILLLANELENIIMPVQVKNMEGSFSIRPIEMHTALTPQIINNEWRMQVKVKSKGEVVLNTTDGNLTDPSILNELDKAWSEHLKELAEKALSMAQKELKTDYFQFATEFRRHYPKQWNREQKNWEEIFSTMDVQVKVEALVTRTGKSIGPQGIPEQGAD from the coding sequence ATGAGGAAAGTGATATCTATCATCATGATATTGCTTAGCAGCATCGTATTATCTGGGTGTTGGGATCGGATTGAGGTTAACGATTTGGCAATTGTGCTCGCAACAGCCATCGATTATGAAGAAGAACGATATCAACTAACTTCCCAGATATTTATTCCAAGAAAGGCGGGCGGGGGATCCTCCGGAGGTAGTGAAGGGAGTCCGAGCGGGGTAACGATGATTCGAACAGCGGAAGGAAGTACAGTAGCCGAAGCGCTAAATCGCTTGCAAAGGAAAGTGCCACGGAATATGTTCTGGGGGCACTGTGAGGTCATAGTCATTAGTGAGCATGCTGGCAAAAAGGGTTTGCGCCAATACATCGATTTTCTGCTTCGATACCCTCAATTCCGCGAACATGCCTACGTCTTCTCTACTAGTGATTCTGCTAAGGATATCCTAGCATTGCTTGATCCCCTCGAAAGAAGTTCAGCAGAATCTTTGCGTGAGATGGCCAATATGAAGCTGGGTACACGAGTGACGGTACTTGAACTAGCCCAGTCTATTGAAGGACCAAGCCGTTCTGCTACATTGTCACGAATGTTAATGTTACCACCAGATCCCGGGAAAGATCGATTTGCATCCAATCCATATGTCAAAGGGTTAAGCTTATATAAAAATGATCATTATGTTAAAACAGTTACCGAACCATTGAGTGTGGGCATTCTGTTGCTTGCGAACGAGCTGGAGAATATTATCATGCCGGTACAGGTGAAGAATATGGAGGGTTCCTTTTCCATAAGGCCAATTGAAATGCATACCGCTTTAACCCCTCAAATTATCAATAATGAATGGCGTATGCAGGTTAAAGTGAAGTCCAAAGGAGAAGTGGTGCTTAACACGACCGATGGTAACTTAACCGATCCTTCCATATTAAATGAATTGGACAAAGCATGGTCAGAACATTTGAAAGAGCTAGCAGAAAAAGCTTTATCCATGGCACAGAAAGAGTTAAAAACAGATTATTTTCAATTCGCTACCGAATTCCGCAGACATTATCCCAAGCAATGGAATAGAGAGCAGAAGAACTGGGAAGAGATTTTTTCTACGATGGACGTTCAGGTGAAGGTAGAAGCGCTCGTGACACGTACAGGAAAGTCCATAGGCCCTCAAGGTATACCTGAGCAGGGTGCAGACTAA
- a CDS encoding pentapeptide repeat-containing protein — MHQMELWQQFLEQEALPLRNAQVHKLHEFYIANRSEIVQGFVPLFGTLCEQILLQQERGELQSCSTIHVSLMRTRLIQGDPAYMLHASDRRQESEVPVSGFLYDASWIYSFMDQWIEECEDGRRRYMNRIDQAALEAWQAGQLYPFHIYMVLAVRHAMDTIRTMDSFEAIRKEVHFEVRVGEYQDQEVTESVYRFNGLQRSSIACKGWLESRLPNEYIYEHIAGVNLCNGNYAELDFNHARFEEVDLSGSSFEGASLLGTRFERCQCTQSNYGQTLLIDTDFRDCNLTGANFDGAWSERDTFIETHGLIYGIHGLRFQGANLSHATFRYARIAGDFTGAELEQVNFTGADLSGSRMLAQDRFRVELTSEQRASVEWVEA; from the coding sequence ATGCATCAGATGGAACTATGGCAGCAGTTTCTGGAACAAGAGGCATTGCCGCTGCGAAACGCCCAAGTACATAAGCTTCATGAATTTTATATTGCGAATAGATCAGAGATCGTGCAAGGGTTCGTTCCGTTATTTGGGACGCTGTGTGAACAAATCTTGCTCCAGCAAGAGCGCGGAGAGCTTCAGTCGTGCAGTACTATACACGTGTCGTTGATGCGGACAAGGCTCATTCAAGGCGATCCTGCCTACATGCTGCACGCAAGTGATAGACGTCAAGAAAGTGAAGTGCCTGTCAGTGGATTTTTATATGATGCGAGCTGGATCTACAGCTTTATGGATCAATGGATTGAGGAATGCGAGGATGGTCGCAGACGGTATATGAATCGGATTGATCAGGCCGCATTAGAGGCATGGCAAGCAGGTCAGCTCTATCCTTTTCACATTTATATGGTTCTTGCTGTTCGTCATGCGATGGATACGATCCGTACAATGGATTCATTTGAAGCAATCAGAAAAGAGGTACACTTCGAAGTTCGTGTGGGAGAGTATCAGGATCAGGAAGTAACGGAATCGGTATATCGTTTCAACGGATTACAGAGAAGCTCTATTGCGTGCAAAGGTTGGCTGGAAAGCAGGCTACCGAATGAATATATCTATGAACATATCGCTGGTGTTAATCTCTGTAACGGAAATTATGCAGAACTCGATTTCAATCATGCGAGATTCGAGGAAGTGGATTTGAGTGGAAGCAGCTTTGAAGGCGCAAGCCTACTAGGCACACGATTTGAACGTTGTCAATGTACACAGTCCAACTACGGGCAAACACTACTTATTGATACAGACTTTCGAGATTGTAACCTCACAGGTGCCAACTTCGATGGCGCATGGAGTGAACGGGATACATTCATAGAGACGCATGGACTGATCTATGGTATTCATGGACTTCGGTTTCAGGGAGCGAATCTAAGCCATGCCACATTTAGGTACGCTAGGATTGCTGGTGATTTTACGGGCGCAGAACTAGAGCAGGTGAATTTTACAGGAGCAGATCTCTCAGGTAGCCGGATGCTTGCACAGGATCGGTTCCGGGTTGAACTGACCTCTGAGCAACGAGCTTCCGTAGAATGGGTTGAGGCTTAG